A window of the Dickeya dianthicola NCPPB 453 genome harbors these coding sequences:
- the thiP gene encoding thiamine/thiamine pyrophosphate ABC transporter permease ThiP, which produces MATRRQPLIPGWLWPGLLAAVLLISTAVLAFGALWLDAPGAPWLSLWDDSYLWHVIRFSFWQALLSALLSTLPALFLARALYRRRFPGHRLLLRLCAMTLVLPVLVAVFGILSVYGREGWLARLLMQFGIEYRFSPYGLQGILLAHVFFNLPLATRLFLQALEGIATEQRQLAAQLGLRGWHFFRLVEWPWLRRQLLPAGALIFMLCFASFATVLALGGGPQATTIELAIYQALSFDYDPARAALLALLQMVCCLGLVLLSQRLGRLLAVGVGNRQRWRDPQDSWFSRVTDMLLIAAALLLLLPPLLAVAADGLNRSLPEVLRQPALWQALWMSLRIALAAGALSVVLTLMLLWSSRELKLRRRQLPAQLLDMSGMLILAMPGIVLASGFFLLFNRTIGLPASPYGLVVLTNALLAIPYAMKVLENPMYDTAARYSLLCQSLDIRCWHRLRVVELKALRAPIAQALAFACVLSVGDFGIIALFGNEQFRTLPFYLYQQIGAYRSADGAVTALLLLVLCFTLFTLIEKLAGLHDSTR; this is translated from the coding sequence ATGGCAACGCGCCGTCAGCCGCTAATTCCCGGTTGGCTATGGCCGGGGCTGCTGGCGGCAGTGCTATTGATTAGCACCGCCGTGCTGGCGTTCGGCGCGCTGTGGCTGGACGCACCCGGCGCGCCCTGGCTGTCGCTGTGGGATGACAGCTACCTGTGGCATGTCATTCGCTTCAGCTTCTGGCAGGCGCTGCTGTCGGCGCTACTTTCCACGCTACCCGCGCTGTTTCTGGCGCGGGCGTTATACCGCCGCCGCTTTCCCGGCCATCGCCTGCTACTGCGCCTGTGCGCGATGACGCTGGTCCTGCCGGTGCTGGTGGCGGTATTCGGCATCCTCAGCGTCTACGGCCGCGAAGGCTGGCTGGCGCGCCTGCTGATGCAATTCGGTATCGAATACCGTTTTTCGCCTTACGGCTTGCAGGGCATTCTGCTGGCCCACGTCTTTTTTAATCTGCCGCTGGCGACCCGGCTGTTTTTGCAGGCGCTGGAAGGCATCGCCACCGAGCAGCGCCAGTTGGCGGCTCAGCTTGGTCTGCGCGGCTGGCACTTCTTCCGGCTGGTGGAGTGGCCGTGGCTGCGCCGTCAGCTGTTGCCCGCCGGCGCGCTGATTTTCATGTTGTGCTTCGCCAGCTTCGCCACCGTGCTGGCGCTGGGCGGCGGCCCGCAAGCCACCACCATCGAACTGGCTATCTACCAGGCGTTGAGCTTCGACTATGACCCGGCGCGCGCTGCGCTGCTGGCGCTGTTGCAGATGGTGTGTTGTCTGGGGTTGGTATTACTCAGCCAGCGGCTCGGTCGGCTGCTGGCAGTCGGCGTCGGCAACCGCCAGCGCTGGCGCGATCCGCAAGACAGTTGGTTCAGCCGCGTTACCGATATGCTGCTGATTGCAGCGGCGTTGCTATTGCTGTTGCCGCCGCTGCTGGCGGTGGCGGCGGACGGCCTGAACCGCTCACTACCGGAGGTGTTGCGCCAGCCCGCGTTATGGCAAGCACTCTGGATGTCGCTGCGCATCGCGCTGGCCGCCGGCGCGCTCAGCGTGGTGCTGACGCTGATGCTGCTGTGGAGCAGCCGGGAACTGAAACTGCGCCGGCGACAGCTGCCCGCCCAGTTGCTGGATATGAGCGGGATGCTGATTCTGGCGATGCCGGGGATTGTGCTGGCGTCCGGTTTTTTCCTGCTGTTTAACCGCACCATCGGGTTACCGGCTTCCCCCTACGGACTGGTGGTGTTGACCAACGCGCTGCTGGCCATTCCTTATGCGATGAAAGTGCTGGAAAACCCCATGTATGATACGGCGGCGCGTTATAGTCTGTTGTGCCAGTCGCTGGATATCCGCTGTTGGCACCGTCTTCGGGTAGTAGAACTGAAAGCGCTGCGCGCGCCTATCGCCCAGGCGCTGGCCTTTGCCTGCGTGCTATCCGTGGGTGATTTCGGCATCATCGCCTTGTTTGGCAACGAGCAGTTTCGCACGTTGCCGTTTTACCTTTACCAACAGATTGGCGCTTATCGTAGCGCCGATGGCGCGGTAACGGCGCTGCTACTGCTGGTACTGTGCTTTACGCTGTTTACCCTGATTGAGAAACTGGCAGGCTTACATGATAGCACTCGATAA
- the thiQ gene encoding thiamine ABC transporter ATP-binding protein ThiQ, protein MIALDKLTYLYQHLPMRFDLQVQPGERLAILGPSGAGKSTLLSLIAGFLSADSGQLRLNDQDHIATPPAKRPVSILFQENNLFPHLTLAQNIALGLHPGLKLTAEQQRILHDIAGRMGLSPLLERLPSQVSGGQRQRAALARCLIRQQPILLLDEPFSALDPALRQEMLWLVDEICRDRRLTLLMVSHQLEDAARIAPRSVLVVDGRIYHDGPTGELASHPEASRVLGLG, encoded by the coding sequence ATGATAGCACTCGATAAGTTGACCTATCTCTACCAACACCTGCCGATGCGCTTCGATTTACAGGTGCAACCCGGCGAGCGCCTTGCCATTCTCGGCCCGAGTGGCGCGGGGAAAAGTACCCTGCTGAGCCTGATAGCCGGTTTCCTATCCGCCGACAGCGGCCAGTTGCGGCTTAACGACCAGGATCACATCGCCACGCCACCGGCGAAACGTCCGGTGTCGATCCTGTTTCAGGAAAACAACCTGTTCCCCCATCTGACGCTGGCGCAAAATATCGCTCTCGGCCTGCACCCCGGCCTGAAACTGACCGCGGAGCAACAGAGGATACTGCACGATATCGCCGGCCGTATGGGGCTTTCGCCACTGCTGGAACGCCTGCCGTCGCAGGTTTCCGGCGGTCAACGGCAGCGGGCGGCGCTGGCGCGCTGCCTGATCCGCCAGCAACCGATCCTGCTGCTGGATGAACCGTTTTCCGCACTCGATCCGGCGCTGCGTCAGGAGATGCTGTGGCTGGTGGACGAGATCTGCCGGGATCGCCGCTTGACGCTATTGATGGTATCGCACCAGTTGGAAGACGCCGCGCGCATTGCGCCGCGTAGCGTGCTGGTGGTGGACGGCCGCATCTATCATGACGGCCCGACCGGGGAACTGGCCAGCCACCCGGAGGCGTCGCGGGTGCTCGGTCTGGGATGA
- a CDS encoding ilvB operon leader peptide IvbL, translating to MKHTTSTFALLNNTALLDAVVVVRVVVVVGSAP from the coding sequence GTGAAACACACCACCTCTACTTTCGCACTACTAAACAACACCGCGCTGCTTGACGCGGTCGTCGTCGTGCGCGTGGTGGTCGTGGTCGGCAGCGCGCCGTAA
- the ilvB gene encoding acetolactate synthase large subunit translates to MRYTGAELIIRLLEQQGITTVAGIPGGAALPLYDALGKSRTIRHVLARHEQGAGFIAQGMARASGKAAVCMASSGPGATNLLTAIADAKLDSIPLVCITGQVPSSMIGTDAFQEVDTYGISIPVTKHNYLVRNISELPQVINDAFRLAQSGRPGPVWIDIPKDVQTAAIELAELPAPAELSPTPAIDAEALRAAAAMINQAKRPILYLGGGIISAGAHQQAIELAERAGLPTTMTLMALGAMPVDHPLSLGMLGMHAARYTNMILQQSDLLIVLGARFDDRAIGKAEEFCPDARVVHIDIDPAEFGKIRQPHVALHADVAQALDQLLPLVDRQPRAEWLAQVRTLQRDFPFSMPNVDDPLSHYGLIRAVAEQLDDQAIITTDVGQHQMWVAQAYPLRRSRQWLTSGGFGTMGFGVPAAIGAALAEPQRTVVCFSGDGSLMMNIQEMATAVEENLNVKIVLMNNQSLGLVHQQQELFYQQNFVASDYRYQTNFLAIAAGFGFATCDLNAAENPQAALRDALQRPGPTLIHAAIDINEKVFPMVPPGAANIEMIGD, encoded by the coding sequence ATGCGTTATACAGGAGCAGAGCTGATCATCCGTCTGCTGGAACAGCAAGGCATCACCACCGTGGCCGGTATTCCGGGCGGCGCGGCGCTGCCGCTGTACGATGCGTTGGGAAAAAGCCGTACCATTCGCCACGTACTCGCCCGCCATGAACAAGGGGCAGGATTCATCGCGCAGGGGATGGCGCGCGCCAGCGGTAAAGCGGCGGTTTGCATGGCGTCCAGCGGTCCCGGCGCCACCAACCTGCTCACCGCCATCGCCGACGCCAAGCTCGACTCCATTCCGCTGGTATGCATCACCGGCCAGGTGCCGTCCAGCATGATCGGCACCGATGCCTTTCAGGAAGTGGACACGTACGGCATCTCGATTCCGGTTACCAAGCACAACTATCTGGTACGCAACATCAGCGAGCTGCCGCAGGTGATCAATGATGCCTTCCGGCTGGCGCAGTCCGGTCGTCCCGGCCCGGTCTGGATTGACATCCCCAAAGACGTGCAGACTGCCGCCATTGAGCTGGCGGAACTGCCCGCGCCGGCCGAATTATCCCCCACTCCCGCCATCGACGCCGAGGCCCTGCGCGCCGCTGCCGCCATGATCAATCAGGCCAAACGGCCGATCCTGTATCTGGGCGGCGGCATCATCAGCGCCGGCGCGCATCAGCAGGCTATCGAACTGGCGGAACGCGCCGGGCTGCCCACCACCATGACGCTGATGGCGCTGGGCGCCATGCCGGTGGATCACCCGCTGTCGCTTGGTATGCTCGGCATGCACGCCGCCCGCTACACCAATATGATCCTGCAGCAGTCGGATTTGTTGATCGTGCTGGGCGCCCGCTTTGACGATCGCGCCATCGGTAAAGCGGAAGAATTCTGCCCGGATGCCCGCGTTGTCCATATCGATATCGATCCGGCCGAATTCGGCAAGATCCGCCAGCCGCACGTGGCGCTGCACGCCGATGTGGCGCAAGCGCTGGACCAGTTGTTGCCGCTGGTAGACCGTCAGCCGCGCGCCGAGTGGCTCGCACAGGTTCGCACCCTGCAACGCGATTTCCCGTTCAGCATGCCGAACGTTGACGATCCGCTCAGCCATTACGGGTTGATCCGCGCGGTGGCCGAACAACTGGACGATCAGGCCATCATTACCACCGACGTAGGTCAGCACCAGATGTGGGTGGCGCAGGCGTATCCGCTGCGGCGTTCGCGCCAGTGGCTGACCTCCGGCGGTTTCGGCACGATGGGTTTTGGCGTGCCCGCCGCTATCGGCGCCGCGCTGGCGGAGCCGCAGCGCACCGTGGTCTGTTTTTCCGGCGACGGCAGCCTGATGATGAACATTCAGGAAATGGCCACCGCCGTGGAAGAGAACCTGAACGTAAAAATCGTACTGATGAATAACCAGTCGCTGGGGCTGGTACACCAGCAGCAGGAACTGTTCTACCAGCAAAACTTTGTGGCGTCCGACTACCGCTACCAGACCAACTTTCTGGCTATTGCCGCCGGCTTCGGTTTCGCCACTTGCGATCTGAACGCCGCTGAAAACCCGCAAGCCGCCCTGCGCGACGCGCTGCAACGACCCGGCCCGACGTTGATCCACGCCGCTATCGATATCAACGAAAAAGTATTCCCGATGGTACCGCCGGGTGCCGCCAACATTGAGATGATTGGAGATTAA
- the ilvN gene encoding acetolactate synthase small subunit, whose protein sequence is MQTPSITAQVTLELSVRNHPGVMSHVCGLFARRAFNVEGIMCMPLPGNEQSRIWLLVKDDQRLPQMISQVEKLEDVLQVTRHGEEMRIFDQVAEFYR, encoded by the coding sequence ATGCAGACCCCATCCATTACCGCACAGGTCACGCTGGAACTCTCGGTACGCAACCACCCAGGCGTGATGTCGCACGTATGCGGGCTGTTCGCCCGCCGCGCGTTCAACGTCGAAGGCATCATGTGTATGCCGCTGCCGGGCAACGAGCAAAGCCGCATCTGGCTATTAGTGAAAGACGATCAACGCCTGCCGCAGATGATCAGTCAGGTGGAAAAGCTGGAAGACGTGTTGCAGGTGACCCGCCACGGCGAAGAGATGCGTATCTTTGATCAGGTAGCGGAGTTTTACCGCTAA
- a CDS encoding DedA family protein gives MEAWLEHLITQSLAYSLTAVLLVAFLESLALVGLLLPGTLMMASLGALIGSGNMGLYPAWGMGIIGCLLGDWISYFIGWRFKDRLHNWSFLQKHRAYLYRTEKMLHQHSMATILIGRFFGPTRPLIPMVAGMLELLPRRFALPNIIGCLTWPPVYLMPGILAGVAIDIPKQADSGSFKWLLLSTAILLWGAGWLLWRWWRVPRGEDAASTGWLTASRLRWLAPLASVIAAVSLWQLWQHPLMPVYRRLLWQILHG, from the coding sequence ATGGAAGCCTGGCTGGAGCATCTGATCACTCAATCGTTAGCGTATTCGTTGACGGCGGTACTGCTGGTGGCGTTTCTGGAGTCGCTGGCGTTGGTGGGGCTGCTGTTGCCGGGCACGCTGATGATGGCGTCGCTGGGGGCGTTGATCGGCAGCGGCAATATGGGGCTGTACCCGGCCTGGGGCATGGGCATTATCGGTTGCCTGCTGGGAGACTGGATTTCCTATTTCATCGGTTGGCGTTTCAAGGACCGGCTGCATAACTGGTCGTTCCTGCAAAAGCACCGTGCTTACCTGTATCGCACCGAAAAAATGCTGCATCAGCACAGTATGGCAACGATTCTGATCGGTCGGTTTTTTGGTCCGACCCGTCCGCTGATCCCAATGGTGGCGGGGATGCTGGAGCTGTTACCCCGGCGCTTTGCGTTGCCGAATATCATCGGCTGCCTTACCTGGCCGCCGGTGTACCTGATGCCCGGCATTCTGGCCGGCGTGGCGATCGATATCCCCAAACAGGCCGACAGCGGCAGTTTTAAATGGCTGCTGTTGAGCACGGCTATCTTGCTGTGGGGGGCGGGTTGGTTGCTGTGGCGTTGGTGGCGTGTCCCTCGTGGGGAAGATGCCGCATCAACCGGCTGGTTGACGGCTTCGCGTCTGCGCTGGCTGGCGCCGCTGGCGTCGGTTATCGCCGCGGTTAGTCTGTGGCAGTTGTGGCAGCATCCGTTGATGCCGGTGTACCGTCGCCTGTTGTGGCAGATTTTGCATGGATAA
- a CDS encoding N-acetylmuramidase domain-containing protein, translating to MEEARIAFPVGKGQVNRVEDVKTVQQLLNSRSNGPLSVDGIVGIRTQTAITQFQRQIVGMGTPDGIVSPNGPTLRKLNHLHTRRPATSQPSFSANSGDSVSEELYLNAARELNCEIAAIKAVVMTETALNSAFLSPGKPKILYERHYFRRLTQGRYDRSHPDISGSRYTSYGLESQQYERLETAMILDRRAAWMSASWGAFQIMGENYRTAGFDDIESFVSAMRSIDGQVFAFINHVKNTPILLSALRHKDWVKFARSYNGVSYAEKHYDVKIANNYQRLTNR from the coding sequence ATGGAAGAAGCCAGGATTGCTTTTCCTGTTGGCAAAGGGCAAGTCAACAGGGTTGAAGACGTAAAAACCGTTCAACAATTACTGAATAGCCGGTCAAACGGACCACTGAGCGTTGATGGTATTGTCGGCATCAGAACACAAACCGCGATTACTCAATTTCAACGCCAGATAGTAGGAATGGGTACGCCTGACGGTATTGTCTCCCCGAACGGACCTACACTGAGAAAATTAAATCATCTTCACACCCGACGCCCGGCAACCTCTCAGCCATCATTTTCTGCCAATTCCGGCGACAGTGTTTCCGAAGAGCTCTACCTGAATGCCGCCAGAGAACTGAACTGCGAAATAGCGGCGATTAAAGCGGTTGTTATGACTGAAACCGCGCTAAATAGCGCGTTTCTCAGTCCGGGAAAACCCAAGATACTTTATGAACGACACTACTTTCGTCGTCTGACACAAGGTAGATACGACCGGTCACATCCGGATATATCGGGTTCTCGTTATACATCCTATGGCTTAGAAAGCCAACAATATGAACGACTTGAAACAGCAATGATACTGGATAGACGAGCAGCGTGGATGTCAGCCTCATGGGGGGCATTCCAGATTATGGGGGAGAATTATAGAACCGCAGGCTTTGATGATATCGAAAGTTTCGTTTCTGCAATGAGAAGTATTGACGGTCAGGTGTTCGCTTTCATTAATCATGTAAAAAATACCCCTATTCTACTTTCTGCATTAAGGCATAAAGACTGGGTAAAATTTGCACGATCTTATAATGGTGTGTCCTACGCAGAAAAGCACTACGATGTTAAAATAGCAAATAATTATCAAAGATTAACTAATAGGTAA
- a CDS encoding Hcp family type VI secretion system effector, with translation MANIIYLKIEGKNQGLISSGCGSYDSMGNKWQQGHENEIFVYELNNSAERIDNVAYQPVEIRKPIDKSTPLLLSALNENEYLTCTFIFYRTSENGGIEQYFSIKLTDAKVKNIRMHYPSSITHNEYQPEEFISFTYKNMLCEHIKAGTSAYCIWESQSF, from the coding sequence ATGGCCAATATCATTTATCTGAAAATAGAAGGTAAAAATCAGGGGCTGATTTCTTCTGGGTGTGGATCGTATGATTCAATGGGAAATAAATGGCAACAAGGTCATGAAAATGAAATTTTTGTTTATGAGTTGAATAATTCAGCTGAGCGTATTGATAATGTGGCATATCAGCCGGTTGAAATTAGAAAACCAATCGATAAATCGACGCCGCTATTGCTGAGCGCGTTAAATGAAAATGAATACTTAACCTGTACCTTCATTTTCTACCGAACCTCAGAAAATGGAGGGATAGAGCAATATTTCTCAATAAAATTGACCGATGCAAAAGTAAAAAATATCAGAATGCACTACCCCAGTTCGATAACACACAACGAATATCAACCAGAAGAATTTATCTCTTTTACTTATAAAAACATGCTGTGCGAACATATCAAAGCTGGAACCAGTGCATATTGTATTTGGGAAAGTCAGTCGTTTTAA
- a CDS encoding DNA polymerase II, translated as MTLSPPRQGFVLTRHWQDTPAGVLVECWLATDTGPCRVRLSPQQAVAFAPMRHQAQISRLLSGEKHWQLRPLTLKNFHHEPQLGLYCPQYRQLLRLEKKLQEAGIPVYEADIRPPERFLMERFITAPVWFSGEETADGLIDNVKLKPAPDYRPSLKTVSLDIETSRHGELYCIGLEGCGQRQVFMLGPENGNADDAGDLTLEYVASRPQLLEKLNQWLHTHDPDVIIGWNLVQFDLRVLQQHAERYRIPLRLGRNGQELEWREHGYRQGHFFAGAPGRLIVDGIEALKSATWNFASFSLEFVSRALLGEGKASDNPYQRLEEIEQRFQQDKPALARYNLKDCELVTRIFEKTHLMSFLLERASVTGLAADRSGGSVAAFTHLYLPRMHRAGFVAPNLGEVPPEASPGGYVMDSRPGLYDSVLVLDYKSLYPSIIRTFLIDPVGLITGLQQPDEQHAVEGFRGAWFSRRQHCLPAIVEGIWHERDLAKQQNNQPLSQALKIIMNAFYGVLGSSGCRFFDPRLASSITLRGHDIMRQTRSLIEAKGYQVIYGDTDSTFVWLKRPHREDDANLIGHELVAYINDWWQQHLHQQHGLTSALEMEYETHFHRFLMPTIRGAELGSKKRYAGMTITAQGEQMVFKGLETVRSDWTPLAQQFQQQLYQRIFHRESYQEWVREYVAKTLNGEYDDLLVYRKRLRHKLSDYQRNVPPQVRAARMADDYNRRHDRPLQYQSGGWISYVITVNGPEPLENRRSPLDYNHYVEKQLQPVADAILPFIHDDFATLITGQMGLF; from the coding sequence ATGACCCTTTCCCCACCGCGTCAGGGATTTGTACTGACCCGCCACTGGCAGGACACGCCCGCCGGCGTGCTGGTCGAATGCTGGCTGGCAACCGACACCGGCCCCTGCCGGGTCAGGTTATCTCCACAGCAGGCAGTGGCGTTTGCACCCATGCGCCATCAGGCGCAAATTAGCCGGTTATTGAGCGGGGAAAAGCACTGGCAGCTGCGACCGCTGACGCTGAAAAACTTCCACCACGAACCACAACTTGGGCTCTACTGCCCGCAGTATCGTCAGTTGTTACGGCTGGAGAAGAAACTGCAGGAAGCGGGAATTCCGGTGTACGAGGCGGATATCCGCCCGCCGGAGCGGTTTCTGATGGAGCGGTTTATCACCGCGCCGGTCTGGTTTAGCGGCGAAGAAACCGCTGACGGGCTGATTGACAACGTCAAACTCAAACCGGCACCTGACTACCGCCCGTCACTGAAAACCGTATCGCTGGATATCGAAACCAGCCGCCACGGCGAACTTTACTGTATCGGCCTGGAAGGCTGCGGTCAGCGTCAGGTATTTATGCTGGGGCCGGAAAACGGTAACGCCGACGATGCCGGCGACCTGACGCTGGAATATGTCGCCAGTCGCCCGCAATTGCTGGAAAAACTCAATCAGTGGCTGCACACCCACGATCCGGATGTGATCATCGGCTGGAATCTGGTGCAGTTCGACCTGCGGGTGCTGCAACAGCACGCCGAGCGCTATCGCATTCCGCTACGGCTCGGGCGCAACGGTCAGGAACTGGAATGGCGCGAGCACGGCTACCGGCAGGGGCATTTTTTTGCCGGCGCGCCGGGCCGGCTGATCGTCGATGGCATCGAAGCGCTGAAATCCGCCACCTGGAACTTTGCCTCGTTCAGCCTGGAATTTGTCTCCCGGGCGCTGCTGGGCGAAGGCAAGGCCAGCGACAATCCTTACCAGCGGCTGGAGGAAATCGAACAACGCTTTCAGCAGGACAAGCCCGCGCTGGCGCGCTACAACCTGAAAGACTGCGAACTGGTGACGCGCATCTTCGAGAAAACCCATCTGATGTCTTTTCTGCTGGAGCGCGCCAGCGTCACCGGATTGGCGGCGGACCGCAGCGGCGGCTCGGTGGCGGCGTTCACCCACCTTTACCTGCCGCGGATGCACCGGGCCGGGTTTGTGGCGCCCAATCTCGGCGAAGTGCCGCCGGAAGCCAGTCCCGGCGGCTACGTGATGGATTCCCGCCCCGGCCTGTACGATTCAGTGCTGGTGCTGGACTACAAAAGTCTGTATCCCTCGATCATTCGCACGTTTTTGATTGACCCGGTTGGGCTTATCACCGGCTTGCAGCAGCCGGATGAACAGCATGCGGTAGAGGGTTTTCGCGGCGCCTGGTTTTCCCGCCGCCAGCACTGCCTGCCCGCCATCGTGGAAGGCATCTGGCATGAGCGCGACCTCGCCAAGCAGCAAAACAACCAGCCGTTGTCGCAAGCGCTGAAAATCATCATGAACGCGTTTTACGGCGTGCTGGGGTCCAGCGGTTGCCGCTTTTTCGATCCGCGTCTCGCCTCCTCCATTACCCTGCGCGGTCACGACATCATGCGTCAGACCCGCTCGCTGATCGAAGCCAAAGGTTATCAGGTGATTTACGGCGACACCGACTCTACCTTCGTTTGGCTTAAGCGCCCCCACCGCGAGGACGACGCGAACCTCATCGGTCATGAACTGGTGGCCTACATCAACGACTGGTGGCAGCAGCATCTGCACCAGCAACACGGGCTGACCAGCGCGCTGGAGATGGAGTACGAAACCCATTTTCACCGTTTTCTGATGCCCACCATCCGCGGCGCCGAACTGGGCAGCAAAAAACGCTACGCCGGCATGACCATTACCGCGCAGGGCGAACAGATGGTGTTCAAAGGGCTGGAAACGGTGCGTTCCGACTGGACGCCGCTGGCGCAACAATTCCAGCAACAGCTTTACCAGCGCATCTTCCACCGTGAATCGTATCAGGAGTGGGTGCGGGAATACGTAGCGAAGACGTTGAACGGCGAGTACGACGACCTGCTGGTGTACCGCAAACGCCTGCGCCACAAACTGAGCGACTATCAGCGTAACGTGCCGCCGCAAGTCCGCGCCGCCAGAATGGCCGACGACTACAACCGCCGGCATGACCGCCCGTTGCAGTACCAGAGCGGCGGCTGGATAAGCTACGTCATCACGGTGAACGGCCCGGAGCCGCTGGAAAATCGCCGCTCGCCGCTGGATTACAACCACTACGTAGAAAAACAGCTGCAGCCGGTGGCCGATGCTATTCTGCCTTTCATTCACGATGATTTTGCTACACTGATTACCGGGCAGATGGGGCTATTTTAG